The genomic interval TAATTGTGAGGTTAAAAGTTGTAACAGATTAAAGagaacaaacattaaataatatttaacaaacGAAGCATAAAATTTAACACTTTGTACACACTAAACCCCTTAATAACTGGGATATAAAAACTGGAAGAGGGTCTGAACATGTACAGGAACAATTTAACGTGTCCTTTAGCAGACAGACGTCTAATGTCTGTCTGATCCTGTAAATGCAGATTAAATTTGAATCAAATTGAAAAATGGTCTCTATTTTTAAGTTGAGTTGCTGTTTCAATCATTATTACAGAGGATGAGGTTTATTcacaaacattattattaaactCAGAACTTGTAAGAGTTTAATACAAGTTCTGAGTTTAACTTGAACTTGttaaaaccaaacatattttctaaattaagtATTTGCTGAAATATTAGTAAACCATTGAAAATGTTGTATCAGTGAGGAGTTTGTTCTGTCTAAAGTGTTTTACTTGTCAAAGTGCCAAAGGGTGCGCCGCAGGTTTGACTTCTTGTATAAACCTGCAGGTGAGCAGAGATGAACCCAGTAAAACCTGAAACACTGGCTGGTTTTTCCGTCAGCTGCTCCTGTTGAAACTTTGACCCAGAAACAAATTCAAACTCAACCACATTCCagctaaatatgtaaaacaggtcaatttgttttctgtttgggtGTGCTCAGTGGTAATAAACCTTTATGACCTATGACCCCATGTAATCTTTGCATCAAAACCAGATCAGTCCTTTATCATGAAGCTACAGAGATTTCTGGTTATAGAAAGATCCCAAACATCATTAAACTACAGAGCATCAGATTTTACTGCAGAACAAAAACCTccagtagaaaaataaacaaaactctggtttttaatttaaatacatttattcaggaCAGCactatttattaacatttactcattgttcaatattttatgtactttttatttttcataaagtaaataaaaatatttaatatcaaagaataaaaattgttCCACTTTcttaaaatactgtaatttatttttcctctggaGGGAAACGGTTCCATCACAACTTAGATTTCACAAATATGAGAACATGAGTCAAAGGTCAAATATCCAACAACGCTCTTGTTTTAAGAGTTCTTCATGTTTTTACCATCAACCATCACCAAGTTAAAGGTCTCTAATTAACCCAGAGGATCAATCTTCTACCAGTAAACCTGCCTACTTTATGAACCCAACATCATTTTCTCataattaattgttttcttctaaTTAGATGATAAAATGTTCACAGTTTACCTGATGTTCAATTCAACAAAATTAATAGATTAAGAGATAAAAGGAAACGATTTCTTCAGTCGGAGATGTTCTATAttctgctgccatctagtggtcaaaTATTGCTAGTTGAAAACTCCTTTTATACACTCAGGAACAGagattttcacataaaacactgaaaataattaactCCCATCTGCTCACCTGTTTATAGATTTCAACAGCTTGTGACAAACAGTTCATGTAGGCAACTAAAACTGCTCCTGAGCAGGAGTGGCTTCAATGGCTAAACAGAATCAGGCAGTGAAGAACACAAACAGACTGCAACAAGAACAAACCAGGACCAGAAGTCAACTCTATGAAGTCAATGATATGTAAGAAAATAACACCAAgctctcaaaacaacaatggaaACTAAAAACATCAGATCCAACCAAATCTCTGCTTCTTCAGTTATTCATAGGTTCTGAAATGTTCTGAGTGCAGACCTGTTTTGTTCTGCATTTTTATGTTGACTCCTCTCCTTGTGCTGCCACCTTGGAGGGGTTTGAGTTCCCCAGTGAACCCaggagctctgctgtctggggctccatgcccctggtagggtcaccaaggcagacaggtcctgGTGAGGGACCAGACAGAGCGCAGCCCGAAGAACCCTTTGATGGAAGAAAACTTTGGATTTGGTGTTTCCGGGCCCCGATGTGGCTctccggggccccactctggagccaggcctggaggggcctGGAGGGGcttgttaaataaaacacaagcatataaaaaacaaaacaaaaataaaaaaaacaaaaccaaaacattttgtcatactACCAGTCGCTGCTCTCCAGTACTTCACCAAGTGGAAGTAGAAAGAGTTGAGAGTTAAACTGGTCCAGCAGTGACTCTGTGATACTTCATGTCTTTCTGTGGTTTGTGaggaaataatttattcaaactgcagtttgtcaaatataaatacaaactaaacCTGCCTGGTGCTGTTTGCTTGATCCCTACAGAACAAAGCATGAAGAGATTATTGTGACCTACTGGATCTAAACCAGTACACCAGTCTGTACTGGACAGTCACAAAGACCTAACAGAACCAGTACCGTCCAGTATCTTGTCTCAGAGTATCATTGGTGTTTTCATGATCTGAACCCAGACAAAAACTCTTCAGTCAGACCAATACTGTATCAATACAGTCAAATAATCAATACATTTACCTTTGGTGGGTTGTTTCAGTTtgcaagtatttttattttttgaaagcttgaataaaatattactgataTTTGTAATTTACAGTTAttgaatttataaaacatgCTTGTTTAAACCACATGCTGTGGATCTCAGTAAGAATGACTCAGCAATTCAAAAACCCTCAGAAGGTGAAGAAACAACCTGACAGTTCTGAACTCAGTCTgatttttatctctgttttgtAACTTTAAACTTCCTTTTTAGCTGCTTTTCAAGAAAACTTAGTAAACAacttttagagttttattatgtttcttctttcttattgttttttatagTAGAGTTGATGTTGGGACTGTTACCTATCAACAAGAAATctatattctatattttaaacaaacattttaaatataaatgtttctttcaatattCCTTAAGTATGtaaagatatatttatatttattttaacataaagaTCAGGGTTCCCTGacttccttccacagtccaaaataTGAATAGCAGGTCAATGAGCTACTTTACTTTACTCTGTCTCTAAGGATGGAAACGAAGAGGAtcagggccaccgaaaaaaattaaatatagcaATGTCCGGGTTTTGTCGTTTTTTGGGGGATCAATAAACATCCTTGAAATGACGGGAGCGATGCTTGGGGTacggcagcttttctcctcctggagctgctggttcagagcgAAAGGCGGGATTATTGATCCAGGTGAGCAGATAGACTGAACACTGCGGGCGGCTGTGCTTTAGATGCGTAGCTTTCATCAAAATACcggaaaataaatttcatatcagCGTAACGTCTGTGTGACAAATGCAGGTGTCAAATCTTGTCGCTAACATGAACACAGACGCTATAAATGGCtgggcaaggtgagagttcatctatcaAACTGACTGAGGATGAAGAAAAGCTGGATTATAGACCTTGTTCTATTATAGCCCGGCAATTTGTGAGCCTACCTCTTTATTATTACACTGAATATagcttcagatttttgtttaacgTTTCTTCAAGTTAAACTTAGAAAGTGAGTTATTATTGTTACAAGTTAATTTTTTAGACTACAGAAAAGTGATTGTTAGGGAAgctcaaatgttaaaaattggACCGATATTTATATGCAAtagtaatactgctgttatgttagttttaccaacgttttctttttatatatttatttatccaatTGCCCGATTAATCATAAGAATAATGGATAGattacttgattactaaaatatttattttcaacagcCTTACTGTCTCTATATGAGTTTATGTGCAATATggagttttcaaatgatttccgTTACTAAAGGACAAATCTATCCACACTAATGTGGGTCTCTGTGAAAACAGTAGTTGCTCCCTAAAGCTAATTACTGGTTGTGCTTCCTTTGTTGCCAGCAAAATGTTTCACACTGGGGatggtgtgtttgtggtgatgTGCAGCATTTAGAGAATAAATCACTGATTACAATTGGAAATGAAGATTGGCAGCATggagctgcacagtggtgcagttggtagagctgttgccttgcagcaagaaggtcctgggttcgattcccggcccggggtctttctgcatggagtttgcatgttctccctgtgcatggtgggttctctccgggttctccggcttcctcccacagtccaaaaatttTCTGAGTGTAGTTGTAATTCTCCATCGTATCTTTACGTCATTCCAGGTACCATTGAAACCGGAGCAACAGTTGGGATTGTTCTGGGTGTTTCTGGTTTTGTCGTCCTTGTTGCCGTCTTAATTCACTGcctgaataaatcaaaaaaagataaaactccCATTTCTGTTTCTAAACAGCTTATTATCACAAAAGAGATTATGACATTGCTTCATTCTGAAATTATTAAAGCATTATGCTCAAAACTAGGTTTCAGTTCTCTTgagattttatctttatttaaatttagctGGAATATTTGGAAATATGAATTGTTCTGTTTGGTTGCTGCTTTGCACTCAAACTGGACTAATAAGAATATACCATCCATGATCTCTCATACAGATGGagaacaaacaggaaacaacCTGGAAATGACAACTTCACTAAAGTTGTCATTAAGCTACACTTAATGACAactgaagagaaagagaaagtacAACATGAGCAAGTCTGAAGGTTTAAATCGTCCTCAGCCCTCACTGATGGCAGAGAGGCAGTTTGGAAGCATGAGAGACATTTCTGACCTGCGTCAGTCAGGGAGGTCAATAACTACAAGTCCCAGAGAATTTTCACTCAAATATCTGTTCTCTTTATCAATATCTGTGTCAGATAAGATAATAAACCCACATTTTGCAAATCTCCCATCTGGATTCTGCCACTAGATCacctcttgtttgttttgtttatcactGATAATGTCTTGACTAGAACAACTGGTAATAATTgtttataaactaaaacatgATGGTGAGTGATCGTGTAAGCAGgtgtaacaaaaataactttgacCCTGACTTTTAACTCCTCCCTGTTGCTCAGTTTCTAACTGTTACATGATGGTTTACAGTCATCTGGAATTAcagatttaaagtaaatacaattaaaaaaacaaacaaagaagatGAAAGAACTAAAGGGACATAAAATAAACctgcaaaaataacaagaaagaTAGTTACTCAGTTTCAGagagatattttaattttatctgaatGAAGATGATAGTGAGGGGAAATGAAGGCAGATGATTTGACATTATGctaatttttaaacaactttatttgcAATACAGTATTTACAGTAGTAGTATAAAAATGCTGGTTTTTCTCCATATTTTACACTGTCAGCAGGTCTTGTGCcatccatatttatttatgacacaaatacatttttactctcaTTTACAGTTATATGCACACATGTTCAGTAATTTCTTCCTGCATTTTAGCTTTTGCATCATCGTTACATCAACTGTTCCCTATAAAGTAATTAGAGTTAAACTCGTTTAATCATAATAACTTTGGAActtaaaactgatttctaacaacaataaaactgtgAACACATGATGTCTTTTCTGAATGTTTGTATAAAATCAATAGATGACTTTCTGAATACAGTAGAGAAAATACCGCTAGAATCTAGAGTCAGTAggtaaatacttttaaaaacattttcacattaaaataaactggaCAAACTCAAGCCGAAACTGTTTGTGTTAATCTTTGACCTATGATGGGCTTTTGATCCAATTTCTGACTTGTGGGCATAAAATTAGGACAGCATCcttttttctgagaaacaacTTGTACGTCGTTTCCACTAATCTAACCACAACTGACCTACTAAAGGACCAAAGACTAAATCAGGACATGAATGACAGTAAActgtcaaaataatatttttttttatcaacaaattGTTTGTGGAGGAGGATAAGGCAACTTCAAAAACTATTTACTGACACAAACGTTTGGATTTATAcccaaattattttgttcatttaattaatgacatttatgcataatacaaacattttctctaacCCTAACTATAATAATCTTTACCAAAACGTCACTCACAACTTAAATATAAACCTAACCATTACAAACGGGTCAACCATGTTAGGATGAGGTTTGGTCCCCATAAGGCCCACTGGTCCTCAGAAGATCAGTTAATTTCACAGAAATGGTCCTAAACAGACAACtaaacaagtacacacacacacacacacacgcccacacacacaccgcccacacacacacacacacacgcacacacatgcagagaAGTCCATCGAGAAAACACTCCCACCCTGAGCGAAGGCCGGACAAAAAGCTGATGACAGCGACTTTGCAGCCGAAACCACAAACAcctttttaaagcaaacatgaGTGACATTTCCACTTCCTCTTCACAGTCCCCACTTATGCATCTAGAATCTgtttcacagtaaaacaaaactctagatttaaaaacaaaaacttcctcTCATGTTGAAATTTGctcataaaacaaatacatcttCTTGAGCAccaaagaaatcagatttttttttctggttgctggaaacatttctctgaACCGATGTGGTCGGACCCACATCATCTTCTCTGAGGTCAGTGGCTTCTGGAGATTATTCACACAATCCTTTCCATGATAACATCAAGATTTTTCCTCTGGTCTGGAACTGTCTCAGtagctataaaataaaaaactgatggTGATTAGATCTACAcactttatgttttcagttgTATAACTCTGCCTCAAAATAGtttgtttactgttttgtttgtagGAATGTAGtggataaacagaaaaattaatattttagaatataTCTGACGTCatttagcaacaacaaaaacctgttCAAGCTTTTTAAAGTAGCTTTTACATCATTTAATCTTAATTAATAATCCTCCTGTTCCTCATTATTCTATTAAGAAAAGCAAATAGTTGTAAAGTTTGCTCaatatgtgcaaaaataatcaaaaactcTTTTTCTTTAGCAACAAACTGAGAAGTTATCTTCAGTGATTCAGTGTTGTGGTCGCTGCCTTACACCTTTACAAATCAACCACTTCCTTCAATGtgagctaaaacaaaaatcaccacTATTACAAAACCAACCAGTGACATCACTACTATATACATACATATCTATAATTACCCTAGTTATCAATTACCTACAACAGCGCCTCCTGCTGTCTGGTTTCCTTAATCTGTTTGTCTACAGTTGTTAAATCgcttgaagatttaaaacacaacagagaagAAATTAGACCCAGAAGGTTCAAATGAAAATTATCACTGTGTGATTTGAGTTGTTCTGTTTAATGGCTacaatgtttacataaaaactgtccattttctctgtaaattgATGTTAGTTGATTATATTtcagtctatttttttttctaaaagtttctgAGTTGAAAGAGTAGAAATGAGAAACCAAGACGTCCAGGACAGACACTTTacctctcctcctgtctctgtaGATGAGTCCCAGTAGGACGGTGGACACCAGGTAAGGAATTCCCACTATCAGGTGACACAACAGTCTGGAACCAGGAAATGAAACTGAGGCTGTGGGCAAAGCCGAAGATGTTGGTGACAGAGATGCtgtagataaaaaaacaatactttctttttaaattcgAGTGCTGGTGACTTCAGACAGCTCTGAAATGGAGGATCTGTTAAATCTGTCAAATACTGAAGGAACATGAAGGATTCTCCTCACTGAGCTGGACGTGTTGATTGTTTCCATCACTGAAAACTGTCAGCCAGCTGCCTTCTGATTCTCCAAGCCCTGCGGCGCTGCAGGTGTAGAGCCCCTCATCGGATTCAGAAGCGCTGAGAATGGTCATCTCTCCGGAGCAGTTGCTCCTGATGAGGCGGCCATCTTTGAAGAAGTTGTATTTGTGTTTGGCGGCGTTGGTCTCAGCTTTACAGTACAGAACCACATCAGCTCCTTCTGACACCGGCATGGCAGGACTCTCCAGAATCACTGCGCGatctgtggaggaaaaaagggGTTTTTATATTTCCTCTATGCTTCAGATCCACTATGCAGTCACATTGGctgatgtagtttttaatttaaagctacagatttaaattaaaaaatgtaatcacatttttttatttgtaacaaataagaagaaaacaaaacaacaaacaagaagaaTCCTTACTTTAAAGTGGCAACTCTCAAGAAATAAGAGTTCGACTTAAAATAACTCAGTGTTGCAGCATTTCTtaagttttctggaagtttgttctagagaagtataaaaactgaatcctgattctccttgtttggttctggatggatggatggatggagggatggatggatggatggatgaatggatggatggatggatggacagatagaTGAGTTTTTCTACATCTTTCTGGAACATTAATCCTTTAGTTCTGGAAAATTAACCTGGTGAAAACATGAGGGGCTCCAATGTGGAACCTAGAGGAACCCCAGATCTTGGCCAGAtctacgttttatttttttaataatactttGTGGcttcattttgacatttctgtaaGTTTCCACATTCGTTGCATTTTGTTCCGACCAAGTTTGCAGCTAACAAGAAAcatgaagtgaaaatgtttaacagcAACATCAGAAAGGTGAactgtgtaagaaaaaaagaatagtgATACTGTTGCTATGGAGATATTTTTGCATAATATACACAATGATAGATTAGTTTAATTCATGTGATGTGCAAAGTATCTCCACTGAGTTTTCAGTCATCTTTTCAATAAAGGCCAAATGattgaaaacctttaaaaaactcagtttgaattgtttttagcacggaaaagacaaaataatctTCTCTCTGTCAGAGGATCAAATCAGTCGCCATGTTGCAGAAGGTCATCAAAACCCAAACCAACCTGACATATTTTTAGGAGTGgagttaatttataaatattaaggaTCAACCGTACCGGTTATGGTGATGTTGACCTCATTGCTTCGCCCCCCTGTGTCCGACTCGCACCAGTACACCCCGGTGTCCGTGGGGTAGGTGTTACCGATGGTGCAGCTGGACGCCGCGGAGGTGTAGCCCCAGCCGGAGTAGCATGGCCTGACCCCGCCGTCTGAAGTTCTCCTCTTCACCTTCCAGCCGGTGGAGTTGATCGGATCCTCGCAGCTCAGGGAGATGGAGTCGTACCGGAAGAACTGGGACCGGTCAGGGCTGACCTGAAGGCAGGCTGAGGGGGATCAGACGGTAATACATTCAggggaaaaatattattttagacacaatgacaataatttatcaAGGATGAAGTGGAATTTAAACTCACAATGTTGCattaggaacaaaaaaaaaaaaagcaaaacacattgaaggtaaaacaaaatgaagaaatcaacaaataaaaaatggtggAGCAGAAAAATAACCGAGGAAGTTGCGCAGAAAGTCTGAAACTGCTCCAGAAAATCAACGCAAACattgagagaaataaaaagtatctgctggaaaatatttacatacagtctgatcagaaaaacaagcaatcaTTTTAGGACATAATGAGAGATTACGAACAGATGAAAGTAAAGGGGTTTTTACTCACTCAGCATCAGGCAGAACGGTGTTACCAGCATCCTGTCTGACTGTCGACTGACTGAATAACACGCTTTTCACTTCCTTTGTGAGAAGCAAAGATCCTGCAGAGGCTTCTGAAGGCTGTCAGATACACACATTTCCTTTCTGAAGATAAAGGTTCACAGGACAAACTGTGAGCAAATTATTCCAACTAGGAAAGGTTCTTTATGGAGCGTTAAATCCAACACAACACAAATGTTTGAAGACAAGGTGCCAGAGAACTagattttatagattttatagattttatagattttatagattttatagattttatagattttatagattttatagATTTTCTCTGAGAGAAAGCAGCAGGCTGGGAGTTACTGTTTGCAACAAAGattaaaacatcttcattgcCACTAATGACAGGAACAATTTTAAAGCGAAAGAAAAACTAACGAGGTTTAGAGGAAGTTTTGACTCTCGTTTCACATCTAGTTTCTCAGTCATGGCAGTGTGAGCCGGAGGCAGGTCAGCAGGCGTCCATCACAGtcgatctggactttgactagactaTCTTCTCATGCAGGCCTACAAATACCACACACAACACCAGATGCTGCACTGGATTTCATTCCAGTCATTTGAGTGTTAGCGTCTCgttttcaacaacaaagatagccagatggaaaaacaggaagttattcCAGAGGCAGCCTCATCATGTTTGACATCCCCACCAAATGGGAtgcagaaatattcagattCAAGATAGAAAAAGAGCTTCTCAAACTGTCTGAATGCACTGATGGTCTGAAGCTGTTTTTGTAGCTCTGCTTGCATGTAAGGAATGTTGTGCAGGTTTTGGTGTTGCATCCTGCTGGAAATCAGCTGTAACTTGTTTATCATGCTGATTATCTTGAACTTGTAGCTCTATGTTCAGCTGTTTCCTTCTTTAACTGAAAATGCAGTGAAAATATATTGACTTTTGAAATGCAACTTTATccaaacttttatttgatttattcttgttcatttgcatttgtGTGGAAACAAATACATGGGAGAAATCTGTAACTTAATaacacaaatacataaaaaacatcaacaaacgGACACAAAGGATGTGTTCTTTGGACATGTACCAGCAGCATGGATTCACAAATCCATTAATAATACAGTACCACGATTAAATGAACAtcaataattgaaaataaacacttttaaaaaaatagtggTCAACTGAACAGTTTACCTGACGGGGGTTCATGTCCGTACTGCCAGCAGTCAgagtcattttctgaaaatataatacctcaaaaacttttaagttttaaagtacattttaaagtaacaaCGTGGAAAACCAGAACCAACCCTGTACATGGTACACAAGATAACATCATAACTCAATGCTAATCAaggcttcctttttttctcaagtTCATGTGTGACAAATGTCAGACTTTATTCTAAGTCACAATAATgtaaagataaatataaaaatataaatatgtagcTACAATATGAaccatttacaaaaaataaatagtcatCAGCTTcgtgttttaaaaatatcaaaatggcTCAAGAGCAGCAAGTAATTCCTCCCTTGTATATAAATccctaagaaaaaaaaaagatagtttgTGATAGGTCGTAAAAATACAAGTCTCATGTTCGTAGCTTGTGACTACAGCATTTCTTCCAGAGATGTTAGTCTTTAAGGGCCGATATCGTCCATGTATTTCTGCCCTCTCATTTTACACACCTGAGTATTTTATTACAAGGCCTGTGAAGAACTGAGTGGGTAAGATTCAAACAGTTTACCAGAGGATATGCTGGAGCAGGGAACATCTCTACACTGACCCTTCATCACAGTCATCACTCTGAAGTGTTGCATGTTGGAAGAGCTGAAAACGTCCAGAGCCTGACGTAGAGCACATCATTAATATTATAactaaagaacagaaaaatgcagaaaatacatTGGTTTGAACTTCTCTCACTAGTTTGGAAAGCAGGCAttgattttttacattttcagctgaggATATATTTAGGTAGGAGTGACGGCTCTGTTAGATTTATAACATTCAACAGGATTTCTATGTATTGAACTTCAAAAAGCTAAAATGGCCTTTAATACAGTAGAGGTGCTGAAAGTCTGGTGTTCATTGGAAGTGACCACAACTTTGACTGTGcttattaaaactgtaaacttATTGAAGAAgtaaatgaaaatacatttaatgctTAATATCTGGGATTCATTTTGATACTTAAATTCTCTAAAAGGTTTGCTTTGCTCAGTAAGTAGTgcagttttttctgtcttcaacCTTCTGGAACcatttctgtaaaaatcaaCACCTTCATATCGTTACATACAGCTGTCAGCTCTGACTATTGAACagaatcatattttttaatggttttatgaattctgttcagagaaaaataattaattatgagTTCATTCATGACTGaaggtgtttgttttctttaggtTAAAAATGAAACCTTAGCTTATGTCAAGataatttggaaacattttgtcagaTGTCTTGTAGCAAacattgttttgatttaatttttctggCACACAGAGATTTTTTATGCTTAATTTAGAGGTTGGGCCACAAAtgtggaaatgtatttttttttctaacagctATCAGAAGAGCTTTATTCCTGATAAATTGAAGACATCTGCTCTGCTAGTGTTTCAATgtggtgtgtttgtttggtgTGGCTTTGACATTTCAAGCGTCTCTTTCAGGAAAATGAAGGAgattttttaggttttctagTAACTTGACTTGTTCAACAATTtcaggttaggttagggttataTATGGTTCCTTTTTTTCGATCGTGCTGTTTAGTTTGTTGTCCTCCATGGTTTGGATGAAGAGGTCAGAGGAGTCACTGTCTTTGATTTGGTCCGATGTGGTGTCCGTCTGTTGTTGCGTCCGTCCCtctgtgtgaaaacattaaacatcaACAGTGTTTCATGGATGCTCAAGTTCTGATCAGTCATtacatgagtaaaaaaaattagaataggTTTGTGTAGTTCCCAtacatttctgatctgataaaatacatttatgaacAAACTGCCTCTTTATGCCAGGCCCACTCGAAggttttttatacattttaaaaaccactTAGAATCAATCATTATTCTTTGGGTTTTAATCAGAATGACTTCTGTCTtaattgtgttatttattaCCAAAGTTTCTCCTTTTTACCTGTATTTTCTtcaattcatttattaattacacACTTTGGTCATCAGCTGCTGGTTTGGAGATCTGCTGTATCCATACTGCTGCATCTATAcactcactggccactttattaggtacaccttgctGGTACCGGATTGGACTCAttttgccttcagaactgcCTGAGTCGGGaagtgctgtggtggcgtagaggacagcacgacccacgtttggagaccttgagtcctcgacacggccgtcgcgggttcaattcccagacTTGGCCGGCATTTGCAGcgtgtct from Gambusia affinis linkage group LG18, SWU_Gaff_1.0, whole genome shotgun sequence carries:
- the LOC122821046 gene encoding Fc receptor-like protein 5, whose protein sequence is MLVTPFCLMLTCLQVSPDRSQFFRYDSISLSCEDPINSTGWKVKRRTSDGGVRPCYSGWGYTSAASSCTIGNTYPTDTGVYWCESDTGGRSNEVNITITDRAVILESPAMPVSEGADVVLYCKAETNAAKHKYNFFKDGRLIRSNCSGEMTILSASESDEGLYTCSAAGLGESEGSWLTVFSDGNNQHVQLTSLSPTSSALPTASVSFPGSRLLCHLIVGIPYLVSTVLLGLIYRDRRRATETVPDQRKNLDVIMERIV